DNA sequence from the Peptococcaceae bacterium genome:
GATTAACCCGTTTGATGTTTCTTCCGCCGGCGCGTTCTTAGCCATGTGGGCGGAATATTGAGGCCAATTAAAAAACCGGACGCCTGTCCGGTTTTTTAATTGGCCCCGCTTTGGCAAACTCTTTCTTAACCGGCAGCCTTGTTAAGCTTGCGCATCAAGCGCGACTTTTTGCGGGCTGCCGTGTTTTTATGGATTATTCCTTTACTGGCAAGTTTATCGATAATGCTGATGGCCTTCAGGAGGGTTTCTCTGGCTGTTTCAATTTTTGCGTCCTTAAGAGATGTCTCGAAACGGCGGATGGCAGTCTTCATCATCGATTTATATGCAGCATTCCTGGTAGTGCGAATGCGGGCTATTTCGGCTCTTTTAAGGGCTGATTTGATGTTTGCCATGGTTAACTCACCTCCTTTGGGAACAAGCAGTTAAGTTTTTGCCAAAATTCACGAATTAAATATTACCACATCTTATGCTCAAAAGGCAAGGAATTCTTGGAGATGAATGGAGATGGAATAATATTATCAAGAATAGTTTAAGCTAAAGCTAAGGGAAAAGGAGGTGAAGAGATGATTATCCGGGCGGTCATACGTTTTATTGTCTCAGCTCTTGTGCTGCTTATTGTAAGCTGGCTGGTGCCTGGTCTTTCCGTGGCTGGTTTCACAGGCGCACTTATTGCTGCCGTTGTTATTGCCGTACTTGGGTGGCTGGCTGAACAACTGCTTGGCAAAAAAGCGACACCCCAGGCACGGGGCGTGATAGGCTTTATTTCGGCGGCAGTTGTAATCTACCTGGCCCAGTATATCGTACCCGGAAGCATCAGGGTAAACGTTATCGGCGCTCTGCTGGCTTCGCTGGTTATCGGGCTGGTTGACGCCATTGTCCCTACTGAATTAAGGTAAAGTGTTATATTATTGCTCCCCCGTTCATATATTTTATTATTAAGGAAAGGACGGGGGAGTATGTTCTTTTCGCCGAAAAAAGCGCGTTTCAGGGTAATAAAAAGGGAGGTAAGGCCCTTAATTTTTATTCTCCCGCTATTTTTTTTATTCTTTTTTATTTCCATTATATGTGGTTCATCCCGGCACATGCTAAAAAGCATCAGCCTGGCCGTGCTGCGCGATGATGATTACAGCACGGTCATCAGCCAGGTCTTGCCGGGCGGTTGGGTTTCGGAAACGGACCAGCCCGGCCTTGAAACCATCTTGTCTCAACTGATACATGCTGTGACGGGGGTTGATTCCCGCCAGCCGGATGCTATCCTGGGAAGCGAAATGAACTTGCCCCTTATCCAGTTAACCATAGGGCCGGCGGCAGCGGGAGCCCATGTGGTTGAGGAAGAGGGCGGCGAAGAAGATTTCTACCTGCCGGGACAGGACGAAGGGCTTGACGATTGGATTCCCGTACCACAGGAACAATTCCCTCCTGTTCAGTTAAACGGCGAACCGATGATCCTTATTTATAACACGCACAATGCTGAGTCATATAAACCGACTGACGGCGTTTCGCGCCTGGAAGGAAAAAACGGCGGGGTAGCCGCTGTTTCGCAAATTCTGTCCAGGGCGATCGAGAGCAAGCACGCAATCAAGACGGTTTACTGTGAGGTAATACATGATTATCCGGACTGGACCAAGTCGTATATTAATTCCCGGCGAACAGCGCAGCAGTTGTTAAAAAAATATTCAAAAATCCAGCTGGTGATTGATGTTCACCGGGATGCCGGCCTGGAGTCGCGGGCGGACACGCTGGCCAGGATCGGCGGGAAGCCGTGTGCTAAAGTAATGATCGTGGTGGGAACAGAGCACCCGAAATGGCAGGAGAACATGGCTTTCGCCCAGAAACTGGAAGCGAAAGCCAACGAACTGTATCCCGGTCTCATAAAATGCATCCGCGTGCGCAAGGATAGGCGCTACAACCAGGACTTGCACTCCAGGGCGCTGCTATTCGAGGTTGGGAGCGATTTGAACACCCGCGAAGACGCAGTCAATTCCGCTGCCCTGCTGGCGGATGTGATTGCCGCGACCCTAAAGGGGAAGTAAGCGGCGCCGTTTATTTTTAAGTGAATACGGGCAGTTTAATAAAGGGTGAAGAACGGAATCATGAAAAGAAACGGTATAAGAATGTTCCTGGCCCTTTTATTATCCCTGGCCCTGATTGTCTGCGGCTTTTACGCGGTGTTTGTCAATATGGTCAGGATGACCCTGCACCCGGTGAGCGCGCCGTTTTCCGTTCAGGCGAGCAGGGGGATCATAGATATGAACCTGCTGGGCGCCCACTTGTCAATAAAGCTGGAGGGCTTTCTTCCCGCCGGGTTGAAACAATTGAAACGAGAGCAGGAAATGGAAAACCAGTAGACAAGCATTTCGCTATTGGATAGAATTATTTAAGCAAAACCAATTAAACCGGCTGGAAAACGGCTGGCCCAAGCCAAAGGCGTGAATCTATGTCCAACGGCGCTAAAGTTGCCAAAGCAGCGGGAATATTGATGGTAGCCATGGTGCTTTCCCGGATAATAGGGTATGTGCGGGACATGGTCATTTATGCTCGTTTCGGCCAAAACAATTTGACAGACGCTTATAATGCCGCTTTTTCCATTCCCGATTTTTTGTATTACCTGCTGGTGGGAGGAGCGCTCAGTTCAGCCTTTATTCCCGTTTTCTCCAGCTATATTGCTACAAAGCGCGAATCCGACGGGTGGCAGGTTGCCAGCACGATTTTTAATATTATTATTTTTCTTATGCTGGGCGGCATCGTGCTTGGCGTTGCTTTTACCCCTGCGCTCATTCGCATGCTGGTTCCCGGCTTCACCCCGGAGAACATGGCCCTTACCGTGAAAATGACCAGGATCATGTTCATCCAGACCTTTTTTATGGCTCTTAACGGTATTTCCATGGGGGTCCTTAATTCCTACCACCATTTTTTGGCCCCGGCAGTGGGGGCGGTCCTCTATAACCTGGGCATCATCGTGGTTGGGCTTCTCCTTTCTCCCTATCTTGGAATCACTGGTTTCGCGGTGGGGGTTGTGGCCGGCGCGGCCCTGAACTTTGCCGTGCAGCTGCCTGCCCTTTGTAAAACAGGGCTGCGCTACCGGCCGGTCATCGACCTTAAACACCCCGGGGTTCAGAAGATTGCCGCCCTGATCCTTCCCGTTCTGATCGGCCTCTCGGTTACCCATTTCAATCTTTTTGTCAACCAGAACCTCGGCTCCACCCTGCCCGCGGGGATGATTTCAGCGCTCCGGGCGGCGCAGCGCATAATGCAGCTGCCGATCGGCGTTTTCGCCATCGCCATCGCCGTGGCCGTGTTCCCTACCCTTACCGGGCAGGCAGCCCGCCGGGAAAAGGAAGAGTTTAAAAAAACGATGTCTTTGGGCGTGCGCACCATTATTTTTATTACGCTGCCCTCGGCTGTCGGGCTTATTGCCTTGAGGGTCCCCATCATCCGCCTGCTTTTCCAACAGGGGCGCTTTACTCCGGAAGATACCGCGGCCACGGCCTACGCCATGCTTTTTTACTGCGTCGGTCTTTTCGCCTATTCTTCCATCCAGCTGTTAAACCGGGTTTTCTACGCCCTGCAGGACACGAGGACACCCGTTGCCGTGGGTATTTTTACGATCGTTATCAATATTGTTCTGAACTTTTCGCTGATTAAACCTCTCGGGCACGGCGGGCTGGCCTTTGCATACTCGCTGGCCGGCATCGTCAATATGATCGGGCTTCTGCTGATCCTCAGAAAAAGAATTGGTTCCATTGACGGGCGCAGGATGTTTTTTTCCTTCCTGCAGACGCTGGGCATTTCAGTGTTGATGGGCCTGGCGGCTTATGGGACGAGCCTGTATGCGGCGCGCCTTGTCGACACCGCAGCCAAAACGGGGCAGTTGGTCCAGGTGGGAGCGGGCGTTGCCACCGGAACCGCAGTCTTTGTTTTCCTGGCGCTGCTGTTTAAAATGGAAGAAAGCGAGCTGGCCAAATCGCTGCTTTTAAGGAAGTTTCGCCGGATGACAAAAGGATAAGATTAAGTTAAGATAGGTTCATAACCAACAGTTTAGCCCTTGGAGGACCGCATGACCCAAAAATCCATCCGCAACTTTTGCATTATCGCGCATATTGATCACGGCAAATCAACCCTGGCCGACAGGCTGCTGGAATATACCGGCGCGCTTTCCGCGCGACAAATGACTTCCCAGGTGCTGGACCAGATGGACTTGGAGAGGGAGCGCGGGATCACCATCAAACTGCAGGCCGTGCGCATGCTGTATAAGGGAAAAGATGGCCAGGAGTATCTCTTAAACCTTATCGATACCCCCGGCCATGTTGATTTTACCTATGAAGTCTCGCGCAGCCTGGCGGCATGTGAAGGCGCCATCCTGGTGGTCGACGCCACCCAGGGGATTGAAGCCCAGACCTTGGCTAACGTTTATCTTGCCCTGGAGCATGACCTGGAGATTATTCCCGTCATCAACAAGATCGACCTGCCCAGTGCCGAACCGGAACGGGTCAAGCGTGAACTGGAGGAGGTCATCGGCCTGGACTGCAGTGAAGCCATCCTTGCTTCGGCCAAGGAAGGTACAGGCATAGCGGAAATACTCGATGCGGTCATAGAAAAAGTGCCGTCGCCCAAGGGCGACCCGGAAGCGCCGTTGAAAGCCCTGATCTTCGACTCCCATTTTGACCCGTACAAAGGGGCCATCTCGTATATCAGGGTCATGGACGGGACGGTTAAAAAGGGAGTGAACATCATGATGATGTCGACGGGGAAGACCTTCGAGGTTACCGAAGTCGGCGTCTTTACCCCTTCCATGCAGCCTGTCGAGGAGCTTTCTCCGGGGATGGTCGGTTACCTTGCCGCCAGCATCAAAAATGTCAAGGACACCCGGGTCGGCGATACCGTCACTTCGGCGGACAGGCCGGCGAAAGAGCCGCTGCCGGGATACCGCAAGGTAACCCCCATGGTATACTGCGGCCTTTATCCGGTTGATACGGGCGACTACGAGAACCTGCGCGATGCCCTGGAAAAACTGAAGCTGAACGATGCCTCGCTTGTATATGAGCCGGAAACCTCGGTAGCCCTGGGATTCGGTTTTCGCTGCGGTTTTTTGGGCCTGCTCCACATGGAGATTATCAAGGAACGCCTGGAACGGGAATACGCGCTCGAACTCCTAACCACGGCACCGAGTGTAGTTTATCGTATAACCAGGACGAACGGGGAGTCTATGGAAATCGACAACCCGACCAAACTCCCTCCCGTTCAGCAGATTGAATCCCTGGCCGAACCCTACGTGCAGGCGACGATCATGGTGCCGGGAGAGTACGTGGGGGCGGTTATGGAGTTGGCCCAGGAAAGGAGAGGTTCCTTTTTGACCATGGATTACCTTTCCGCCAGCCGTGTGATGATAAAATATGAACTGCCGTTAAGCGAGATCATTTACGACTTTTTTGACCAGCTCAAGTCCCGCAGCCGGGGTTACGCCTCTTTGGACTACGAGTTGAGCGGATACCGTGAAGCCGACCTGGTCAAACTTGATGTCCTGGTCAACGGGGAAACGGTTGACGCGCTTTCGCTCATCGTGCACAGGGAAAAGGCCTATTACCGGGCCAGGGTCCTGGTGGAAAAACTGCGGAAACTGATACCCCGGCAGATGTTTGAAATCCCTGTGCAGGCCGCCATCGGCAACAAGATTATTGCCCGGGAAACAATCAAGGCCTTGAGGAAAAACGTGCTGGACAAGTGTTACGGCGGTGACGTCACGCGCAAGCGCAAGCTGCTGGAAAAACAAAAGGAAGGCAAAAAACGGATGAAGATGGTGGGCAGCGTGGAGATTCCCCAGGAAGCCTTTATGGCGGTTTTGAGCCTTGATGAAAAATAGGGGTGACCGGTTTGTGTTTTCAGGTATTTACGTCCATATCCCCTTTTGCCTTACCAGGTGCCGTTACTGCGATTTTGTTTCTTACGGGTTAGACAGCGAGGGTCAAACGGGAAGCCAGGCCTTTGATTCGTACCTTGCGGCCCTGCTGGCAGAAGCCGGGATATACAGGCGCGAGCTTGACCTGGGCCGGGAGAGGGCCAAGACCTTATATATCGGCGGCGGCACGCCCACCTGTTTGTCAGGTGGGCAGCTGTATCACCTGCTGACCAGCCTGCAGGAACACTTTCCCCTGGAACAGGGAGCGGAAGTTACCGTGGAAGGAAACCCGGAGACCCTTGAAGGCGAAAAACTGCGGGCTCTCAAGGCCGGAGGGTGCAACCGCCTGTCTTTGGGCGCACAGAGTTTTGATTATCTTGAGCTCAGCGTTCTGGGGCGTGTCCATAAGCCGGAGGATATATACAGGACCTTTTTCCTTGCCCGGGAATGCGGGTTTGAAAATATCAACATCGATTTGATGTACGGGCTGCCGGGTCAGGACCTCCGGACATGGCGCGCGAATTTGCTCGCCGCCGTGTCTTTGGACCCTGAACACCTGTCCGTCTACCAGTTAAAGATTGAAAAAGGCACGCCTTTTCATGAGATGCTGGTTCAGGGCCTTTTGGTCGAGTTCGACCAGGATGAAGCCTCGCGGATGTATGAAGAGACAATCGATTTCCTGACCGGGAAGGGTTACTTGCATTACGAGATAAGCAACTTTGCCCGACGGGGGAAAGAGAGCAGGCATAATGCGCAGTACTGGCGAAATGAAGGATACCTTGGCCTGGGAGCGGGCGCCAGCGGGTATCTCAACGGGACCCGCTACACGAACCACAGCGATCTTGGCCTTTACACGGCGGCTGTGCGGGAGGGTAAAAAGCCGGTGCTGGAGGAAGAACGGCCCGGGAAGGAACTCGTTATAGCCGAAGCGATGTTTTTGGGTTTGAGGCTCCTTGAGGGTGTGGAAAAGCGCGGGTTTTATTCGCGCTACGGTCTGGAAATCGAAGAATGTTACGGGCCTGAGATTGAGCGTCTTAAAAAGCTGGAGCTCCTGGCGGATACAGGGACTCACGTCCGCCTTACGAGAAAGGGCC
Encoded proteins:
- the rpsT gene encoding 30S ribosomal protein S20, with product MANIKSALKRAEIARIRTTRNAAYKSMMKTAIRRFETSLKDAKIETARETLLKAISIIDKLASKGIIHKNTAARKKSRLMRKLNKAAG
- a CDS encoding phage holin family protein, translated to MIIRAVIRFIVSALVLLIVSWLVPGLSVAGFTGALIAAVVIAVLGWLAEQLLGKKATPQARGVIGFISAAVVIYLAQYIVPGSIRVNVIGALLASLVIGLVDAIVPTELR
- a CDS encoding stage II sporulation protein P, whose protein sequence is MLKSISLAVLRDDDYSTVISQVLPGGWVSETDQPGLETILSQLIHAVTGVDSRQPDAILGSEMNLPLIQLTIGPAAAGAHVVEEEGGEEDFYLPGQDEGLDDWIPVPQEQFPPVQLNGEPMILIYNTHNAESYKPTDGVSRLEGKNGGVAAVSQILSRAIESKHAIKTVYCEVIHDYPDWTKSYINSRRTAQQLLKKYSKIQLVIDVHRDAGLESRADTLARIGGKPCAKVMIVVGTEHPKWQENMAFAQKLEAKANELYPGLIKCIRVRKDRRYNQDLHSRALLFEVGSDLNTREDAVNSAALLADVIAATLKGK
- the murJ gene encoding murein biosynthesis integral membrane protein MurJ, which codes for MSNGAKVAKAAGILMVAMVLSRIIGYVRDMVIYARFGQNNLTDAYNAAFSIPDFLYYLLVGGALSSAFIPVFSSYIATKRESDGWQVASTIFNIIIFLMLGGIVLGVAFTPALIRMLVPGFTPENMALTVKMTRIMFIQTFFMALNGISMGVLNSYHHFLAPAVGAVLYNLGIIVVGLLLSPYLGITGFAVGVVAGAALNFAVQLPALCKTGLRYRPVIDLKHPGVQKIAALILPVLIGLSVTHFNLFVNQNLGSTLPAGMISALRAAQRIMQLPIGVFAIAIAVAVFPTLTGQAARREKEEFKKTMSLGVRTIIFITLPSAVGLIALRVPIIRLLFQQGRFTPEDTAATAYAMLFYCVGLFAYSSIQLLNRVFYALQDTRTPVAVGIFTIVINIVLNFSLIKPLGHGGLAFAYSLAGIVNMIGLLLILRKRIGSIDGRRMFFSFLQTLGISVLMGLAAYGTSLYAARLVDTAAKTGQLVQVGAGVATGTAVFVFLALLFKMEESELAKSLLLRKFRRMTKG
- the lepA gene encoding translation elongation factor 4 is translated as MTQKSIRNFCIIAHIDHGKSTLADRLLEYTGALSARQMTSQVLDQMDLERERGITIKLQAVRMLYKGKDGQEYLLNLIDTPGHVDFTYEVSRSLAACEGAILVVDATQGIEAQTLANVYLALEHDLEIIPVINKIDLPSAEPERVKRELEEVIGLDCSEAILASAKEGTGIAEILDAVIEKVPSPKGDPEAPLKALIFDSHFDPYKGAISYIRVMDGTVKKGVNIMMMSTGKTFEVTEVGVFTPSMQPVEELSPGMVGYLAASIKNVKDTRVGDTVTSADRPAKEPLPGYRKVTPMVYCGLYPVDTGDYENLRDALEKLKLNDASLVYEPETSVALGFGFRCGFLGLLHMEIIKERLEREYALELLTTAPSVVYRITRTNGESMEIDNPTKLPPVQQIESLAEPYVQATIMVPGEYVGAVMELAQERRGSFLTMDYLSASRVMIKYELPLSEIIYDFFDQLKSRSRGYASLDYELSGYREADLVKLDVLVNGETVDALSLIVHREKAYYRARVLVEKLRKLIPRQMFEIPVQAAIGNKIIARETIKALRKNVLDKCYGGDVTRKRKLLEKQKEGKKRMKMVGSVEIPQEAFMAVLSLDEK
- the hemW gene encoding radical SAM family heme chaperone HemW, with translation MFSGIYVHIPFCLTRCRYCDFVSYGLDSEGQTGSQAFDSYLAALLAEAGIYRRELDLGRERAKTLYIGGGTPTCLSGGQLYHLLTSLQEHFPLEQGAEVTVEGNPETLEGEKLRALKAGGCNRLSLGAQSFDYLELSVLGRVHKPEDIYRTFFLARECGFENINIDLMYGLPGQDLRTWRANLLAAVSLDPEHLSVYQLKIEKGTPFHEMLVQGLLVEFDQDEASRMYEETIDFLTGKGYLHYEISNFARRGKESRHNAQYWRNEGYLGLGAGASGYLNGTRYTNHSDLGLYTAAVREGKKPVLEEERPGKELVIAEAMFLGLRLLEGVEKRGFYSRYGLEIEECYGPEIERLKKLELLADTGTHVRLTRKGLLLANEVFMEFLP